One stretch of Plasmodium vivax chromosome 8, whole genome shotgun sequence DNA includes these proteins:
- a CDS encoding hypothetical protein, conserved (encoded by transcript PVX_119395A) produces the protein MAFRFKREGCYSKNRLSELFRKNQSFVNQLMYDVTAFHYENYMKNKIRQSIMSNYNNIEKIQSMLSLINGDKENAFKIKTGHFLFRSGVPVITPYIQQTNEFAENNNYVYNFKTIKRKYLKDAYDSYKHKIGGTDPSVPVFYKHK, from the exons ATGGCGTTCAGGTTTAAGCGGGAAGGCTGCTACAGCAAAAACAGGCTAAGCGAGCTGTTCCGGAAAAACCAGAGCTTCGTCAACCAGCTCATGTACGACGTGACGGCCTTCCACTACGAGAattacatgaaaaataaaattcgcCAGAGCATTATGAGCAACTACAACA acattgaaaaaatacaGTCCATGCTAAGCTTGATAAACGGCGATAAGGAAAATGCcttcaaaattaaaacgg GACACTTCCTCTTCCGCAGCGGAGTGCCAGTTATAACGCCGTACATCCAGCAGACCAACGAGTTCGCAGAAAACAACAACTACgtgtacaattttaaaacCATCAAAAGGAAGTACCTCAAAGATGCTTACGATTCGTACAAGCACAAAATTGGCGGGACCGACCCCTCCGTCCCCGTTTTCTACAAGCATAAGTGA
- a CDS encoding hypothetical protein, conserved (encoded by transcript PVX_119390A) produces the protein MAGVHRAEEAVHGAEMEDGVKTASRRNEEYEGATYQQEYTSNVQNNQGEEATVAGEYPYEGNYGSNLNKELLRNVPNKKKKNKYEGMYNNKGKGEKEKKNAGEKENTPYCSFNNFEEGAGAEVHPNGGGFTNQGHDEEGGDNPGGSGQTGRSNAPEQSNDEQEDEAPFNQEKLKKMDKKKKKMMERGKNKKKKENVDDKKFSEVYNSIYENLKKKKGSKKSGEDHHYGNKSDFYEINYASSDQVNSTSSVEEDSLFSDDVLKKYIIGQVLNIIRTSFHWAITSFMLFTLFEHFSVFYVYRLVSFLTLFLFTPISIYLVKTRSIKFFLIATNTVRLVVWGFCIPFLYSLYRDEIKKYYVNRFYEFVFTLLLLIDNVQVNISNLIDIDNNGIDFLSKKYHLKVTERAKRKFLTLHQFFFDASFIVVNPLIIFIMYLFSNFFSEPYLRDVFVYLSSFIFAVITIISLAVYTLGLEEAEKTLKRSGGKRHSAGLESQATAEDSVEDLVEAGNYDGGELDDPDEDDVDEEDADEDGTATKRRANRRANRRANREEDEREQHRDNEDDFGKYYAKHSRKEEKRVTYNTYPNIYNDQTKKYLTERSNIEYDDYNGFEQMSLKGQYKKQFYELVDNVLRIKNENTLLFYICSLSFLNSVEDIMILMLIPLTSIYVSEYFYIGSIFVQLLIAVILISLTKCFENISYYSNKRNIIALKDIFIGIVLSGASLLFFFFPFLMINHLNIYSFLIFYIFCCLFYFFFSTNLKTTLSLNLQKYVRESKSDVYNFVGLFMSFVNLLFVILTTFFLSVMDNFVVNYVMICFFLILLLGLLYAWATATLKKDSS, from the exons ATGGCGGGGGTCCACCGAGCGGAAGAAGCCGTGCACGGTGCCGAAATGGAGGACGGGGTGAAGACGGCCAGTCGAAGGAACGAGGAGTACGAGGGGGCCACGTACCAGCAGGAATACACATCAAATGTGCAGAACAaccagggggaagaagcaacagTTGCGGGTGAGTACCCATATGAAGGGAACTACGGTAGCAATTTGAACAAGGAGCTGCTGCGCAATGTGccaaataagaaaaaaaaaaacaagtacGAAGGgatgtataataataaggggaagggggagaaggagaagaagaacgcAGGAGAGAAGGAGAACACGCCGTATTGCTCGTTTAACAATTTCGAGGAGGGCGCAGGAGCGGAGGTGCACCCAAACGGGGGTGGATTCACCAACCAGGGGCACGacgaggaggggggagacaacccaggggggagcggccaaACGGGTCGTAGCAACGCCCCCGAGCAGAGCAACGATGAGCAGGAGGACGAAGCCCCGTTCAACCAGGagaagctaaaaaaaatggacaagaagaaaaaaaaaatgatggagAGAGGAaagaataagaagaagaaggaaaatgtgGACGACAAGAAATTCAGCGAAGTGTACAATTCTATATacgaaaatttaaaaaaaaaaaaaggatcaaaGAAGAGTGGGGAGGATCATCACTATGGGAATAAGAGCGATTTTTACGAAATAAATTATGCGTCTTCTGATCAGGTGAATTCTACGTCTAGTGTAGAGGAGGACTCCCTTTTCAGCGACGACGTGTTGAAGAAGTACATCATAGGGCAGGTGCTGAACATCATTAGGACGTCTTTCCACTGGGCGATCACTTCCTTTATGCTATTCACCCTATTTGAGCACTTCTCCGTCTTTTACGTGTACCGCTTAGTCTCCTTTTTAACCCTCTTCCTGTTTACGCCCATTTCGATATACCTAGTAAAAACGAGGagcataaaatttttcctcaTAGCGACGAACACGGTTAGGCTGGTCGTGTGGGGCTTCTGCATCCCCTTCCTGTATAGCCTCTACCgagatgaaataaaaaaatactacgTGAATCGCTTCTACGAGTTTGTTTTTACCCTCCTCTTGCTGATTGATAATGTGCAAGTGAATATTTCCAATCTGATTGACATAGACAATAATGGAATTGACTTTCTTTCGAAGAAGTACCACTTGAAGGTTACCGAGAGAGCCAAAAGGAAGTTCCTCACGCTAcatcagtttttttttgacgcATCCTTCATCGTGGTGAACCCGttgattatatttattatgtaccTCTTTAGCAACTTCTTTAGTGAGCCCTACCTTAGGGACGTCTTCGTCTACCTCTCTTCGTTCATCTTCGCTGTCATTACGATCATCTCGTTGGCGGTGTACACGCTGGGGTTGGAGGAAGCCGAGAAGACGCTCAAGCGAAGTGGGGGCAAGCGCCACTCTGCGGGCCTGGAGTCGCAGGCCACGGCGGAGGACAGCGTAGAGGACCTGGTCGAAGCGGGCAACTACGATGGCGGCGAACTGGACGACCCCGATGAGGATGACGTGGATGAGGAGGATGCGGATGAAGATGGAACCGCCACGAAGCGACGGGCGAACAGACGGGCGAACCGCCGAGCAAACAGAGAGGAAGACGAAAGGGAACAACACCGCGATAACGAAGACGACTTTGGGAAGTACTACGCCAAGCACAGCCGTAAGGAGGAGAAACGAGTGACTTATAATACCTACCCAAACATTTATAACGACCAGACGAAGAAGTACCTGACGGAACGATCTAACATAGAGTATGACGATTACAACGGGTTCGAGCAGATGTCCTTGAAGGGTCAATATAAGAAGCAATTTTACGAACTGGTAGATAACGTCCTTCGGATTAAGAATGAAAACACGCTGCTGTTTTATATATGCTCCCTCTCCTTCCTTAACAGCGTGGAGGACATTATGATCCTCATGCTCATCCCCCTGACCTCCATCTACGTCTCCGAGTATTTCTACATCGGTAGCATCTTCGTGCAGCTGCTCATCGCCGTCATCCTCATTTCCCTCACCAAGTGCTTCGAGAACATCTCCTACTACTCCAACAAGCGCAACATCATCGCGCTGAAGGACATTTTCAT cggaATCGTCCTGTCCGGAGCCTCCCTcctgttcttcttcttccccttcctgaTGATCAACCACCTGAACATCTAcagctttttaattttctacATCTTCTGCTGcctcttctacttcttcttctcgaCCAACCTGAAGACCAC actCTCCCTCAACCTGCAGAAGTACGTGCGGGAGTCCAAGTCAGACGTATACAACTTCGTGGGTCTGTTCATGTCCTTCGTGAACCTCCTGTTTGTCATCCTGACGACCTTCTTCCTCTCGGTGATGGATAACTTCGTCGTCAACTACGTGAtgatttgcttcttcctgaTCCTTTTGCTGGGCCTGCTCTACGCCTGGGCCACCGCCACGCTGAAGAAGGACTCCAGCTAG
- a CDS encoding hypothetical protein, conserved (encoded by transcript PVX_119385A) → MNLFEENEAHEVGFQPDGGLQHDSGFHLDGCFQPDGGLQHDSGLHLHSGFHPDGDLLVDIPNHEQAAFPPNSMSSHNLKNERQLNDSDLFLTLNNNFAPSNNCISQEPILKEGEESAHPWKKYPGPTSQDLVLCYKAKDHQGEKNYFYPLHSENEATSIEMTYDGFLNDNNYSKSRSMSLNFTDHSDDGGGSSAPPGGKANDDAGGHVNGEVSMDSGKGKSTDEQEGDAKVNIADEASKNGEASEHVEVSKNGKAPRDGEGDSEGGNGGGSDSGEAKEGNAGEGEKVDEHKGATNDGGEVDGRGDNPQANEEGEKNGDEEEVPPVEEVTPMEEVIPVEESTPMEEAPPVEAPPAADLQSEIAKLKEDIKNMKKEKIHLLAKFKAYTLNNKREIERLEGECKGRADEVRALEGECRGKERQIEQISGEVAQLKDELAQISGELALLKDEREGHQGEIKQKEEELEELRSRCSASAAQLQEANMLRRQNDSLKAQLEEEHSKMEKLQSSVGQQGAEGNKLKLHLRDEDVLFLFSTESSRLVCFAKNGEHHIVEEESFRQSYPSVKVPPSVQEEHLSELRAHEREEALRVEKIAEGGKLMEAEKKLLEEEKSRVDAEKKLMQEEMTRIEGEKKLLEGEMTRIEAEKKLLEEEFLAYKQKVSALISETNENWKNVEEKNETIQRMSNSLLKYEQDIETYQNEVSTLTGKCKALEGQICREKNLREQQSGVVAELKKQMQKEKAEIKRRCREQFDEECQQKVNEVKAVFSEKEALLQSKIQLLLRQVDRMAFSSEGKSQAKQAEGEGWSERSEQWMSAEQTSPPAEQLTPPEKWTPPGQPLPPLGHAAGDPSPPATGEKGRSGGSQEKRDSQEPPRSEVGSEGNVDCVLPKSNKTEGFFPHLNPANHCEKDKYDDGTKIPIYPNEYKKIRKKLDTYELVISEEKKEKKNLLEHINVLTSQIKVYESISGNHEQVLYQKNILQNFIAQIPANTKIDDYVSVIYNTFNFSPQEIEQINAKRAKR, encoded by the coding sequence ATGAATCTTTTCgaagaaaatgaagcgcACGAAGTGGGGTTCCAACCAGATGGCGGCCTCCAGCATGATAGCGGCTTCCACCTTGACGGTTGCTTCCAACCAGATGGCGGCCTCCAGCATGATAGCGGCCTCCACCTTCACAGTGGCTTCCACCCTGATGGCGACCTGCTTGTAGATATCCCCAACCACGAGCAAGCggcatttccccccaataGCATGAGCAGCCATAATTTGAAGAACGAACGTCAACTGAACGATTCCGACTTGTTCCTAACATTGAATAACAATTTTGCACCCAGCAACAACTGCATTTCGCAggaacccattttgaaagaAGGCGAAGAGAGTGCCCATCCGTGGAAGAAGTACCCGGGTCCCACTTCACAGGACCTGGTACTTTGCTATAAGGCGAAGGACCATCAAGgagaaaagaattatttctACCCTTTGCACAGTGAAAACGAAGCAACCTCCATCGAAATGACGTACGATGGATTTTTAAATGACAATAACTACAGCAAGTCTAGGAGTATGTCCCTGAATTTTACGGACCACTCGGATGACGGCGGTGGGAGTTCTGCTCCCCcggggggaaaagcaaacgACGACGCGGGTGGCCATGTGAATGGAGAGGTTAGCATGGATAgcgggaaagggaaaagtacCGATGAGCAGGAGGGCGACGCGAAGGTGAATATAGCTGATGAGGCGagtaaaaatggagaagcgaGTGAACATGTCGAAGTTAGTAAAAACGGCAAGGCCCCCCGCGATGGAGAGGGAGACAGCGAAGGGGGAAACGGGGGAGGCAGTGACAGTGGGGAGGCAAAAGAGGGTAATGCcggtgagggggaaaaggttGATGAGCACAAGGGCGCAACGAACGACGGTGGGGAGGTGGATGGCCGAGGTGATAACCCCCAGGCGAacgaagaaggggaaaaaaatggcgatgaggaggaagtccCCCCAGTGGAGGAGGTCACCCCAATGGAGGAAGTCATCCCAGTTGAGGAATCCACCCCAATGGAGGAAGCCCCTCCTGTGGAGGCCCCCCCCGCGGCGGACCTCCAGAGTGAAATAGCAAAGCTGAAGGaggacataaaaaatatgaagaaggagaaaatacaCCTGCTGGCCAAATTTAAGGCGTACACGTTGAACAACAAAAGGGAGATCGAGCGGCTGGAGGGGGAGTGCAAAGGAAGGGCGGACGAAGTTAGAGCGCTGGAGGGGGAGTGCAGAGGGAAGGAGCGTCAAATAGAACAGATTAGCGGCGAGGTGGCCCAGCTTAAGGACGAACTAGCGCAGATTAGCGGCGAACTGGCGCTTCTTAAGGACGAACGAGAAGGCCACCAAGGGGAGATCAaacagaaggaggaggaactgGAGGAGCTGAGGAGCAGGTGCAGCGCCTCCGCCGCTCAGCTGCAGGAGGCGAACATGTTGAGGAGACAAAACGACAGCCTAAAGGCCCAGTTAGAAGAAGAACActcaaaaatggagaagctCCAAAGTAGCGTTGGCCAACAGGGCGCGGAAGGGAACAAATTAAAGCTGCACCTCCGGGATGAAGATGTGTTGTTTCTCTTTTCCACTGAGTCGAGTCGTCTCGTCTGTTTCGCCAAGAATGGAGAGCATCACATCGTAGAAGAGGAGTCGTTCAGGCAGAGTTACCCCTCTGTGAAGGTGCCGCCGTCTGTGCAGGAGGAGCACCTGAGCGAGTTAAGGGCGCATGAAAGGGAGGAGGCTCTGCGGGTGGAGAAAAttgcggagggggggaagctcaTGGAAGCGGAGAAGAAGCTACTCGAAGAGGAGAAGTCCCGCGTCGACGCGGAGAAGAAGCTGATGCAGGAGGAGATGACCCGCAtcgaaggggagaagaagctgctggaGGGGGAGATGACCCGCATCGAAgcggagaagaagctgctggaGGAGGAATTCCTCGCGTACAAGCAAAAGGTGAGCGCCCTGATCAGCGAGACAAACGAAAATTGGAAAAACgtagaagagaaaaatgagaCCATCCAAAGGATGAGCAACTCCCTCTTGAAATACGAGCAAGACATTGAGACATACCAAAATGAAGTGTCCACCCTGACGGGGAAGTGCAAGGCGCTGGAGGGACAAATCTGTAGAGAAAAGAATTTGAGGGAGCAACAGAGCGGCGTGGTGGCTgagctgaagaagcagatgcagaaggagaaggcggAAATAAAGAGGAGGTGCAGGGAGCAATTTGATGAGGAGTGTCAGCAGAAGGTTAACGAGGTGAAGGCCGTGTTCAGTGAGAAGGAGGCGCTGCTGCAGAGCAAGATCCAGTTGCTCCTCCGCCAGGTGGATCGGATGGCCTTCTCCAGCGAGGGGAAGTCGCAGGCGAAGCAGGCAGAGGGGGAAGGGTGGTCAGAGCGGTCGGAGCAGTGGATGTCGGCAGAGCAGACGTCGCCGCCGGCAGAGCAGTTGACCCCGCCGGAGAAGTGGACCCCACCAGGccaaccgctcccccccctggggcaTGCTGCGGGCGACCCGAGCCCCCCCGCCACTGGAGAGAAAGGGCGAAGCGGAGGCTCCCAGGAGAAGAGGGACTCCCAAGAACCGCCTCGCTCAGAGGTCGGCAGCGAGGGAAACGTCGACTGTGTTCTCCCCAAGAGCAACAAAACGGAAGGTTTCTTCCCCCACCTGAACCCCGCCAATCATTGTGAGAAGGACAAATATGATGACGGTACTAAGATACCTATCTACCCAAacgaatataaaaaaattaggaaaaaactAGATACATACGAGCTAGTCATTAgcgaagaaaagaaagaaaaaaaaaatttactagAGCACATCAACGTGTTGACTAGCCAAATAAAGGTCTATGAATCCATTAGTGGGAACCACGAACAGGTGTTGTACCAGAAGAACATCTTGCAAAACTTCATCGCCCAGATTCCTGCAAACACCAAAATTGATGACTACGTTTCGGTTATTTACAACACTTTTAACTTTTCTCCGCAGGAGATCGAGCAGATAAATGCCAAGCGGGCGAAGCGGTGA